GCCACGTCGTCGCTCGACTGGCCGTAGCCGATCGCGCCCTCGTCGTAGGGCAGGGCGAAGCGGTCCACGAAGCCGGCGTAGACCTGCTCGCTGCCGGCCACGTCGGCGACGTGGTCGTCCTGAACGCGCACGAGGTGCCACACCAGCCAGCCGATCGGGTTGGCGTCGGGGCCCGGCCGGTGGCGCAGCTGGTCGTCGTCGAGGCCGTCGAGCACCGCCTCGACGCTCTCGTGGACCCGCCCGAAGGCGTCGGAAAGGACCTGGCTCGGCGTCATCCGACCAACGTACGCTGCCCGGCATGGGAGTCCAGGAGCCCGACCTGCCGACCCTGCACGAGTGGGCCGGCGGTGACCACGCCGTACGCCGTCTCATCGACGCGTTCTACGACCGGGTCGAGGCCGACGAGCTGCTCTCGCCGTTCTTCCCCGGCGGCGTCTCCGAGCACCACCGCGACCACGTCACGGCCTGGTGGGCCGAGGTGCTCGGCGGGCCGACGCGCTACACCGACGAGCTCGGCGGCTACGAGCGCATGCTGGCCCACCACCGCGACCTCGACATCTCGCCGACGCAGCGGTACCGCTTCGCCTCGACGATGAGCCTGGCCGCCGACGACGCCGGCCTGCCCGACGACCCGGAGTTCCGCGCCGCGTTCGTCGGCTACGTCGAGTGGGGCACCCGCCTGGCGATGCACAACGCGCGCCCCGGGGCCGACGACCTCACGGAGCACGCCCCCGTCCCGCGGTGGGGATGGGGCGTGGCGCCGCCCTGGCTGGGCTGAGCACGACCGGGGCTTGACCCGTCCCTTGGGGCAGGCTCCAGCCTCGGGTCACCGGCGAACCGTTCGCCGGCACGAGGGAGGGGACCGTGGGACGGATGCGGTTGATGTCGATCGGTGACGCCGCTCGGGCCAGCGGCCTGAGCGCCAAGGCGCTGCGCCTCTACGACGAGACGGGGCTGCTGCCCCCGGCCGAGGTCGACCCGGTCACGGGCTACCGGTGGTACGCCGCCGACCAGCTCGACCGGGCCCGCCTGGTCGCCCGACTGCGACTGGCCGGCATGCCGCTGGCCCGGATCCGGGTGGTGGCCGACCTGGCCGGCCGATCGGGGCGGGCGGCGGCCGCCGAGCTCACGTCGTGGTGGCGCCAGGTCGAGGCCGACACGGTGTCGACCCGCGCGCTGGTCGCCGACCTCGTGGCACTGCTGGACCAGGAGGAGCAGGACATGACCACAGGAACCACAGCAACCCCGCGGGTGCGCGCCGAGACGGCGTCGTA
The Nocardioides plantarum genome window above contains:
- a CDS encoding mycothiol transferase, translated to MTPSQVLSDAFGRVHESVEAVLDGLDDDQLRHRPGPDANPIGWLVWHLVRVQDDHVADVAGSEQVYAGFVDRFALPYDEGAIGYGQSSDDVAAFVAPAPLLAEYAAAVHERTLAYLATLSGDDLDRVVDTRWDPPVTLGARLVSVVNDDTQHVGQAAYVKGLLGA
- a CDS encoding group II truncated hemoglobin, which gives rise to MGVQEPDLPTLHEWAGGDHAVRRLIDAFYDRVEADELLSPFFPGGVSEHHRDHVTAWWAEVLGGPTRYTDELGGYERMLAHHRDLDISPTQRYRFASTMSLAADDAGLPDDPEFRAAFVGYVEWGTRLAMHNARPGADDLTEHAPVPRWGWGVAPPWLG